A section of the Cuniculiplasma divulgatum genome encodes:
- a CDS encoding DUF2079 domain-containing protein, translating to MKSLSGHRLQLSILMIAAVAYAVVYSVFAYMRYISYNSYVFDLGVSSQLLYGVMHGGNLNFGNLVANKLIYVPIGVLYGIHPYPPALEYAQAAWLAFGSVPLYFIAFRRLENKNYALAVALSYLFFYPLAGDYWFDFHFMALFPTFLLLSFAFRESNRIRLSLAVAVLAAMTDFMSPLIIAFYGIYIILDHRKRKAISDDNEGIFRIDSGLYLILIGIVFFGITVAYYGYGYFFLYASGAISVPSPFSTGASFMARSTYFFWLLLPVLFLCLLSPESMIMIIPYVGFALANQYTPYVSTMYYQYPALTAPVIFYSLVLGIERISKSGSVKWKRSIKKFGKISYAILTFIVILAILFTPLGNLASNNYLNPSLSHVLTGQSASYEAANLLQYHSYDANVSRIISLVPMGSSVLIQNNMPQLTSGYNWTIPDYLNVSSRHLPEYVVADPYNRAYYTTYFSTNYHLNMAYDVNYFLESGMYGIFAEADGVMLLKEGYNGRPILWIPLRSMPVDISVTSEPSGMQTLNYSNINYNSLLFLPEGNTQVTINISGSGADKFHLESINLTWRFSYFSTDHYVNISSGNYSLHDGSYIFQTDIPYSAAPIFKVALRYESSSTYPVSIKMQLQQLTYNITG from the coding sequence TTGAAATCGCTTTCCGGACACCGTTTGCAGTTAAGCATTCTGATGATAGCTGCAGTCGCATATGCTGTTGTATATTCTGTATTTGCTTACATGCGATATATCAGCTACAATTCCTATGTGTTTGATCTGGGAGTCAGTTCACAGCTTCTATACGGCGTTATGCATGGCGGAAATCTTAACTTTGGAAACCTGGTTGCCAATAAGCTGATCTATGTTCCAATAGGTGTGCTATACGGAATTCACCCATATCCACCTGCTCTTGAATATGCACAGGCAGCATGGCTGGCTTTTGGTTCAGTGCCGCTTTACTTCATAGCTTTCAGAAGGCTTGAAAACAAAAATTATGCTCTGGCCGTAGCTCTATCTTATCTGTTCTTCTACCCACTTGCTGGCGATTACTGGTTTGATTTTCACTTCATGGCATTATTTCCCACATTTCTCCTGCTCTCATTTGCCTTCAGGGAGAGCAACCGGATCAGACTGTCGCTGGCAGTAGCAGTTCTGGCCGCCATGACGGACTTTATGTCACCACTCATAATTGCATTCTACGGAATTTATATAATTCTGGACCACAGGAAACGAAAGGCTATCAGTGACGATAATGAAGGAATCTTCCGGATTGATTCCGGTCTCTATCTAATTTTGATTGGAATCGTGTTTTTCGGGATCACTGTGGCGTACTATGGATACGGATATTTCTTCCTTTACGCCTCTGGTGCCATTTCCGTGCCTTCACCATTTTCCACGGGAGCTTCGTTCATGGCCAGGAGCACATATTTCTTCTGGCTGCTTCTCCCTGTGTTATTCCTTTGCCTGCTTTCACCTGAGAGCATGATTATGATTATTCCATACGTTGGCTTTGCCCTGGCAAACCAGTATACCCCATATGTGAGTACCATGTACTACCAGTACCCGGCACTTACTGCACCTGTTATATTCTATTCCCTGGTTCTGGGCATAGAAAGGATCTCAAAATCAGGTTCCGTGAAGTGGAAGAGGTCCATAAAGAAATTCGGAAAAATTTCCTATGCAATTCTGACATTTATTGTAATACTGGCTATCCTTTTTACGCCTCTTGGTAATCTTGCCAGCAATAATTACCTGAATCCGTCGCTATCACATGTACTGACTGGCCAGAGCGCAAGTTACGAAGCTGCCAACCTCCTGCAGTATCATTCCTATGATGCCAACGTATCAAGGATAATTTCTCTTGTCCCCATGGGATCGTCTGTGCTCATACAGAACAATATGCCGCAGCTCACCAGCGGATATAACTGGACCATTCCAGATTATCTCAATGTCAGCAGCCGGCACCTGCCCGAGTACGTGGTGGCTGATCCTTATAACAGGGCTTATTATACAACATACTTCTCCACAAATTATCACCTGAATATGGCATATGACGTAAATTATTTCCTTGAAAGCGGAATGTATGGAATTTTTGCTGAAGCTGACGGAGTAATGCTTCTTAAAGAAGGCTATAACGGTCGGCCGATTCTCTGGATTCCACTTCGTTCCATGCCAGTAGATATTTCTGTTACTTCCGAGCCTTCAGGCATGCAAACATTAAATTATTCCAATATAAATTACAACAGCCTGCTATTTCTGCCTGAAGGAAATACGCAGGTGACCATTAACATATCTGGTTCCGGTGCCGATAAGTTTCACCTTGAGTCCATTAACCTCACATGGCGCTTCAGCTATTTTTCAACCGATCACTATGTCAACATTTCTTCAGGGAACTATTCATTACACGATGGTAGCTATATTTTCCAGACAGACATCCCTTACTCAGCTGCACCCATCTTCAAGGTTGCCCTGAGATATGAAAGTTCTTCCACCTATCCGGTATCTATAAAAATGCAGCTGCAACAACTTACCTACAATATTACAGGCTGA
- a CDS encoding GntR family transcriptional regulator produces MTEEEKQKLSLTATAYRYVFDGIMNGRYRAGQSISPDTLASNLNMSKTPIREALLQLETEGLIVRNGRFYNIIYLDENEVIELYEVRAILEAEASAMAAARMTDDIRKELRETLRIIKKMSSTENPDPIMLADLNGKLHSMIAAASGNRYIVEYTSNIRLKLKVVRTTLFSSFDRREVELKEHEKVIEAVLSGNQATARRSMWEHEMEVLEYLKASVLNKIY; encoded by the coding sequence ATGACAGAGGAGGAGAAACAGAAGCTCAGTCTTACAGCTACTGCATACAGGTACGTTTTTGATGGAATAATGAACGGGAGATACAGGGCAGGCCAGTCAATCAGCCCTGATACACTGGCTTCAAATCTCAACATGAGCAAAACACCAATAAGAGAAGCTTTGCTCCAGCTTGAAACCGAGGGTCTGATCGTCAGGAACGGGAGATTCTACAATATAATATATCTCGATGAAAATGAAGTTATAGAACTGTACGAGGTAAGGGCTATACTGGAGGCAGAAGCATCCGCAATGGCGGCAGCGAGAATGACTGATGATATTCGCAAGGAATTGAGGGAAACTCTCAGAATAATAAAGAAGATGAGTTCGACCGAAAATCCAGACCCAATAATGCTGGCTGATCTCAATGGAAAACTTCATTCAATGATTGCAGCGGCAAGCGGCAACAGGTACATTGTTGAATACACCAGCAACATACGGCTAAAGCTGAAAGTGGTCAGAACTACATTGTTCAGCAGCTTCGACAGAAGGGAAGTTGAGCTTAAGGAGCACGAGAAAGTAATAGAAGCAGTCCTTTCCGGAAACCAGGCAACGGCCAGAAGGAGCATGTGGGAACACGAGATGGAAGTCCTTGAATACCTCAAGGCTTCGGTACTGAACAAGATTTATTGA
- a CDS encoding NfeD family protein, whose translation MLYSESTLILYIVIFLIIGFALGAWITRLLLRYPFGRKPLTGATSMVGQKGRVSAKTPNYTEVKVSSQFWRAENIGAGDLNVGDEVIVKNVNNLTLLVEKVQYEAPGQSKEEKGVEDQKADSNQ comes from the coding sequence ATGTTATATTCTGAATCGACCCTGATTTTATACATCGTGATCTTTCTTATAATTGGATTTGCCCTTGGTGCCTGGATCACTCGACTTTTATTGCGGTACCCCTTTGGCAGAAAACCTCTGACGGGAGCAACATCCATGGTGGGCCAGAAAGGAAGAGTATCCGCAAAGACCCCGAACTACACGGAAGTAAAGGTCAGTTCGCAGTTCTGGCGCGCAGAGAACATAGGCGCAGGCGATCTGAACGTGGGCGACGAGGTAATTGTTAAAAATGTTAATAACCTGACGCTTCTTGTGGAAAAAGTGCAGTATGAGGCCCCTGGTCAATCGAAGGAAGAGAAGGGTGTTGAAGACCAGAAAGCTGACAGTAATCAATAA
- a CDS encoding zinc-ribbon domain-containing protein produces MPIYEVDEHELMKEECVLREGEAEIQDGTLYLTDKRIIYEIKGKRGLIRAAPPKIYMDVRLFELKNVSSAVPKLKLFTKKFLTVEFEKDGQDKRYEFALKDPSKWDDEIKRWISDARKHQEEAEKRKSEEEYRKQVEMANAKSTKQNIGMAYFGTTPPKDQKSAPTNIESETGNEEVIQEAPALDTMKSLELKCEYCGHELSPDDKYCPNCGKKVNSKKK; encoded by the coding sequence ATGCCAATATATGAAGTGGATGAACACGAACTCATGAAGGAGGAATGCGTCCTCAGGGAAGGAGAAGCTGAGATTCAAGACGGTACCCTTTATCTTACCGATAAACGTATAATATACGAAATCAAGGGTAAAAGAGGTCTCATCAGGGCAGCTCCTCCGAAGATATATATGGATGTGCGCCTTTTTGAGTTGAAGAATGTATCTTCAGCGGTTCCAAAGTTAAAGCTGTTCACAAAGAAATTTCTCACTGTGGAATTCGAAAAGGATGGACAGGATAAGAGGTATGAATTTGCGTTGAAAGATCCTTCAAAGTGGGATGATGAGATCAAGAGATGGATAAGCGACGCAAGAAAGCATCAGGAAGAGGCAGAGAAGAGAAAATCCGAGGAAGAATACAGGAAGCAGGTTGAGATGGCCAATGCCAAATCCACAAAGCAGAACATAGGAATGGCATATTTCGGGACCACACCTCCAAAGGATCAGAAGTCGGCTCCCACAAATATTGAGAGCGAAACAGGCAACGAGGAAGTCATTCAGGAAGCACCAGCCCTGGATACCATGAAGAGCCTGGAGCTCAAGTGCGAGTACTGCGGGCATGAACTCTCTCCAGATGACAAGTATTGCCCTAATTGTGGGAAAAAGGTAAATTCAAAAAAGAAATGA